A single region of the Deltaproteobacteria bacterium genome encodes:
- a CDS encoding NAD(P)-dependent glycerol-3-phosphate dehydrogenase: MSQNKKSAVVIGGGAYGTALANHLARKKIPVTLWAREAAIVRQVLEQHQNDSFLPGIPLDPSLKATQNLDEATRGAELVICAIPSQFLRPVLKEIIPRLDPPSILLNVAKGIETATGKLLSEVYEELTPPRYHRQIAYLSGPSFARELAEGHPSAVALGSREEAVGTIVRNYFESDCLFLDQTSDVTGVVVGGAVKNVIAIACGMADGLGYGHSTRAMFMTKGLHEMIALGKKLGADPATFHGLSGVGDLIVTCMGELSRNKKAGIEVAQGKSVEEIISSGSGVAEGLETSKAVHFLSKKLEIRLPICENVYRILYEGRPIRELFSV; the protein is encoded by the coding sequence ATGAGTCAAAACAAGAAATCAGCCGTTGTGATCGGAGGAGGGGCCTATGGGACCGCACTGGCGAACCACCTGGCCCGAAAAAAGATCCCGGTGACGCTCTGGGCAAGAGAAGCGGCGATTGTCCGACAGGTTTTAGAACAACACCAGAATGACAGTTTTCTTCCCGGCATCCCACTCGATCCTTCGCTTAAGGCGACCCAGAATCTGGATGAGGCGACTCGGGGGGCCGAACTGGTTATCTGTGCTATCCCTTCCCAGTTTTTGAGGCCGGTTCTAAAGGAGATCATCCCGCGTTTGGACCCCCCGAGTATTTTATTAAATGTTGCGAAGGGAATCGAAACTGCCACGGGTAAGCTTTTATCTGAAGTTTATGAGGAGTTGACCCCTCCCCGGTATCACAGGCAGATTGCCTACCTCTCTGGACCCAGTTTTGCCCGTGAACTGGCAGAGGGGCATCCAAGTGCGGTTGCCTTGGGAAGTCGCGAAGAGGCGGTTGGAACGATAGTTCGGAATTATTTTGAGTCCGACTGTCTGTTTCTTGACCAGACTTCCGATGTGACGGGCGTCGTTGTCGGGGGTGCAGTCAAAAACGTCATTGCGATCGCCTGTGGCATGGCGGATGGATTGGGTTATGGTCATTCCACACGGGCGATGTTCATGACGAAAGGGCTTCATGAGATGATCGCCTTAGGCAAGAAACTGGGGGCCGATCCGGCAACCTTTCATGGTTTGTCAGGGGTCGGCGATCTGATCGTCACCTGCATGGGAGAACTCTCTCGTAACAAAAAGGCCGGAATAGAGGTGGCCCAGGGAAAATCCGTTGAGGAGATCATCTCCAGTGGTTCCGGAGTCGCTGAAGGCTTGGAGACCTCTAAGGCAGTTCATTTTCTTTCCAAAAAATTGGAGATCCGTCTGCCGATCTGCGAAAATGTTTATCGGATTCTCTATGAGGGAAGGCCGATTCGTGAACTGTTTTCTGTTTAA
- the aroF gene encoding 3-deoxy-7-phosphoheptulonate synthase, protein MLIVLKKEAAQKEIDELLENIRKAGYNPDFLPGAERTAIGIRGNTKYIDEAELHLNNAVKEVLHVTKPYKLVSREWRIQDTLIRLKNGVTFGGSNPPVIIAGPCSVESETHVFETAECLFKNKVKAIRGGAFKPRTSPYAFQGLGVEGLKYLRKAADQFGLAVVTELLHLETLDEVVRYADMIQVGARNMQNFEMLRRLGEIRKPVLLKRGMAATIEEFLLAAEYILAGGNDQVVLCERGIRTFETATRNTLDLNAVAYIREVSHLPIIVDPSHGTGRASLVAPLTRAAIAAGAAGVIIEIHKEPSKALSDGFQTLNFQQFEELLRSISLARSESDAR, encoded by the coding sequence ATGCTGATTGTCCTTAAAAAAGAAGCGGCCCAGAAAGAGATTGACGAACTCCTCGAAAATATCCGTAAGGCCGGTTACAATCCTGATTTTCTTCCCGGTGCGGAACGGACGGCGATCGGCATCCGTGGTAATACAAAGTATATTGATGAAGCAGAATTACACTTGAACAACGCCGTTAAAGAGGTCCTTCACGTCACCAAACCTTATAAGCTCGTCTCACGCGAATGGCGAATCCAGGATACGCTCATCCGACTTAAGAATGGTGTCACGTTCGGCGGCAGTAATCCCCCTGTGATTATTGCAGGGCCTTGCAGTGTCGAGAGCGAGACCCATGTTTTTGAAACGGCCGAATGCCTTTTTAAAAACAAGGTCAAGGCAATCCGCGGAGGGGCGTTCAAGCCAAGGACAAGCCCTTACGCCTTTCAGGGGCTTGGGGTCGAGGGGCTCAAATATCTCCGGAAGGCGGCTGATCAATTCGGACTTGCCGTGGTGACGGAACTGCTCCATCTCGAAACCCTGGATGAGGTTGTCCGGTATGCCGATATGATCCAGGTCGGTGCCCGCAATATGCAAAACTTCGAGATGCTGAGGCGTCTCGGAGAGATCCGAAAACCGGTTTTACTGAAAAGGGGGATGGCGGCAACGATTGAAGAATTTCTATTGGCCGCTGAGTACATCCTGGCGGGAGGGAACGATCAGGTCGTTCTCTGCGAAAGAGGAATCCGAACCTTCGAGACAGCAACGCGAAACACACTCGACCTAAACGCCGTGGCCTACATCCGGGAGGTCTCCCACCTGCCCATTATCGTCGATCCCTCTCACGGCACGGGCCGCGCCTCCCTCGTTGCCCCGCTCACCCGAGCGGCAATCGCCGCCGGGGCAGCCGGAGTGATCATTGAGATACACAAGGAACCGTCCAAGGCACTCTCCGACGGATTTCAGACACTGAATTTTCAACAGTTCGAAGAGCTGCTCCGCTCTATTTCGCTCGCGCGGAGTGAATCCGACGCTCGCTAA
- the pgsA gene encoding CDP-diacylglycerol--glycerol-3-phosphate 3-phosphatidyltransferase gives MPWMERTRARKPLTTDQLLGIANYLTYGRIVIVIIVVFLMMMMNDHDPDRILMTKTLSWICMVLVTIAGISDAVDGYYARKYGVVSSFGKFLDPLADKLLSMSVLIMLLSLGRVPAWIVVLLVARDVTITAVRSMAAAEGIEIAASWWGKRKTLIQTIALGFLLVHHQFYFLNPHAVGMGLLWVTLFVSIGSALHYITGFFSEVLTRKKGGDYGSRTSH, from the coding sequence TGGAGCGAACAAGAGCTCGCAAGCCTCTTACCACCGATCAGTTACTGGGGATCGCGAACTACCTGACTTACGGAAGGATCGTTATTGTGATAATCGTCGTTTTTCTCATGATGATGATGAACGATCATGATCCGGACCGTATTCTGATGACGAAAACATTGAGTTGGATTTGCATGGTGTTGGTAACGATTGCCGGGATCTCCGATGCCGTGGACGGTTACTATGCGAGAAAATACGGCGTCGTTAGTTCGTTTGGAAAATTCTTGGACCCGCTGGCCGATAAACTTCTTTCGATGTCGGTCCTCATCATGCTCCTTTCTTTGGGCCGTGTCCCTGCCTGGATCGTCGTTTTGTTGGTCGCGCGCGATGTGACGATCACGGCGGTTCGTTCGATGGCAGCGGCGGAGGGGATAGAAATCGCCGCCTCTTGGTGGGGGAAGAGGAAAACCTTGATTCAGACCATTGCCCTTGGATTTCTTCTGGTCCATCATCAATTCTATTTTTTGAATCCTCATGCCGTCGGTATGGGACTTCTGTGGGTGACATTGTTTGTTTCAATCGGATCGGCACTTCATTATATCACCGGATTTTTCAGTGAGGTTCTAACAAGAAAAAAAGGAGGAGATTATGGCAGTCGCACGAGTCACTGA
- a CDS encoding dodecin domain-containing protein translates to MAVARVTELVASSTESWDDAARQAVTRAAKTLRGITGIEIVRQTAKVDKGRIAEFRIHAKITFVLEK, encoded by the coding sequence ATGGCAGTCGCACGAGTCACTGAGTTGGTCGCTTCATCAACCGAAAGCTGGGATGATGCCGCACGACAGGCGGTCACAAGAGCCGCCAAGACGCTTCGCGGGATTACCGGGATCGAAATTGTCCGTCAGACCGCAAAAGTCGACAAAGGTCGGATTGCCGAATTTCGGATTCACGCGAAGATTACCTTCGTGCTGGAGAAGTAG